One genomic segment of Acidihalobacter prosperus includes these proteins:
- a CDS encoding phosphoribosyltransferase, translating into MPTYFENRRDAGRQLAAMLGDSLTAEDKSPLVLALPRGGVPVAYEIACALDAPLDVMVVRKLGVPQYPELAMGAIASGGVRTMNEAVVQDLGIDPQAVETVDRHARQALEARERLYRGTRGAMPLRDRTIIVVDDGLATGASLRAALQAVRAGRPARVVVALPVAPAGARADFATLADRFVCLHEPEDFLSVGEYYVDFAQTDDHTVRTLLSRRTARASEPPAH; encoded by the coding sequence ATGCCCACGTACTTCGAAAACCGCCGCGACGCCGGACGGCAGCTGGCCGCCATGCTGGGCGACAGCCTGACGGCCGAAGACAAAAGCCCGCTCGTGCTGGCCTTGCCACGGGGCGGCGTGCCGGTGGCTTACGAAATTGCCTGCGCCCTCGATGCGCCCCTGGACGTGATGGTCGTGCGCAAGCTCGGCGTGCCGCAGTACCCCGAGCTGGCCATGGGGGCCATTGCCTCGGGGGGCGTGCGCACGATGAACGAGGCTGTCGTGCAAGATCTCGGCATCGACCCGCAGGCGGTCGAGACCGTGGATCGGCACGCGCGTCAGGCACTCGAAGCCCGCGAAAGGCTGTATCGGGGCACGCGGGGGGCCATGCCGCTGCGTGACCGGACGATCATCGTCGTGGACGACGGCCTCGCGACGGGCGCCAGCCTGCGCGCGGCGCTGCAGGCCGTCCGCGCCGGTCGTCCGGCGCGTGTCGTCGTGGCGCTGCCGGTGGCGCCGGCCGGCGCACGCGCGGACTTCGCGACGCTTGCGGACCGGTTCGTCTGCCTGCATGAACCCGAGGATTTCCTGTCGGTGGGCGAATACTACGTCGACTTCGCGCAGACCGACGACCACACGGTGCGGACCCTGCTCTCGCGCAGGACGGCGCGTGCATCCGAACCGCCCGCGCATTGA
- a CDS encoding permease codes for MTLALQDFALTAARYLWQFAEIAVLGFFFAGLLQAVMRTDALRQLVGGGVLRSNAAAAVAGFATPLCCCTAIPTAVELYRATGRRGPASAFLIATPWFNWYALVALFVFLGWRFALSVSLSAVMIAFVTGVAVDVCTRDRAAADMPAAEPAVPACGCGTACDAPDTRRGGAWFDFTSPVLKFKEALGIAWALLRELAPWIVAGALLGAVVKDFMPIGWVAHFGAATGPLSLLVLAMIASILYTDSLGSLPWIHALQSKGLASGNAMLLLVAGVGTNIATLGPVCRLMGLRAAAVYAAGVLASSLALAAVLNQVSAR; via the coding sequence ATGACGCTCGCCCTGCAAGACTTTGCGTTGACCGCGGCACGCTATCTTTGGCAGTTCGCCGAGATCGCGGTGCTGGGATTCTTCTTTGCCGGCCTGCTTCAGGCCGTGATGCGCACCGACGCGCTGCGGCAGTTGGTCGGCGGCGGCGTGTTGCGGTCGAATGCCGCTGCCGCCGTGGCCGGTTTCGCAACGCCGCTTTGCTGCTGCACCGCGATCCCGACGGCCGTCGAACTGTACCGCGCCACGGGGCGGCGCGGGCCGGCAAGTGCTTTTCTGATCGCCACGCCCTGGTTCAACTGGTATGCGCTCGTGGCGCTGTTCGTGTTTCTGGGCTGGCGATTTGCCCTGTCCGTGTCGTTGTCGGCGGTCATGATCGCCTTCGTGACCGGGGTGGCGGTGGACGTGTGCACGCGCGACCGCGCGGCGGCGGACATGCCGGCCGCCGAACCGGCCGTGCCCGCCTGTGGCTGCGGAACGGCCTGCGATGCCCCCGATACCCGGCGGGGCGGCGCGTGGTTCGACTTCACTTCGCCGGTGCTGAAATTCAAGGAGGCCCTGGGCATCGCGTGGGCGCTGCTGAGGGAGCTGGCGCCCTGGATCGTCGCGGGTGCCCTCCTGGGCGCCGTGGTCAAGGACTTCATGCCCATCGGCTGGGTTGCGCACTTCGGCGCCGCCACGGGCCCGCTCAGCCTGCTCGTGCTGGCCATGATCGCCAGCATTCTGTATACGGACAGCCTGGGCTCGCTGCCGTGGATCCACGCCCTGCAAAGCAAGGGGCTGGCTTCGGGCAATGCCATGCTGCTGCTGGTGGCCGGCGTCGGCACCAATATCGCCACGCTCGGTCCCGTCTGCAGGCTCATGGGGCTGCGCGCCGCGGCGGTCTACGCCGCGGGCGTGCTGGCGAGCTCGCTGGCGCTGGCGGCGGTGCTGAATCAGGTGAGCGCGCGCTGA
- a CDS encoding DUF2288 domain-containing protein, with translation MNDDTQALRARLNAETGKIAWAELERHFARGTVVKVNAALDLVDVAACVVCDDSEAVRGWMAGGALARATDADARLWGQRQPVFWAVVAAPWVLVQEIEHRDD, from the coding sequence ATGAACGACGACACACAGGCATTGCGTGCACGCCTCAACGCCGAGACCGGCAAGATCGCATGGGCGGAGCTGGAGCGTCACTTCGCGCGCGGCACGGTGGTGAAGGTTAACGCGGCGCTGGATCTGGTCGATGTCGCTGCCTGCGTGGTGTGCGACGACAGCGAGGCAGTCCGCGGCTGGATGGCGGGCGGCGCGCTGGCGCGCGCGACGGATGCCGACGCGCGCCTCTGGGGGCAGCGCCAGCCGGTATTCTGGGCGGTGGTCGCCGCGCCGTGGGTGCTGGTGCAGGAGATCGAACACCGCGACGATTGA
- a CDS encoding class I SAM-dependent methyltransferase, producing MPERVRGQALSPSAVSDCYDRLGPRLDLLGFHGMPSVNDLIAHADFEDAQSVFEFGCGTGRFAARLFDQYLPPGAQYLGCDASPVMIALTQKRLAPHARQAQVVPSGVPLRFPLLDQEADRIVSVFALDLLAEADVAQFFEEAHRCLSAQGKVCLASLHRGASVPSRVVSGAWTALFNRRPALVGGCRAIDLNPFIDRHRWQVAHRRIAAPFLVASEVWVLERRTA from the coding sequence ATGCCGGAGAGAGTCAGGGGGCAGGCGCTAAGCCCGTCTGCCGTAAGCGACTGCTACGATCGGCTGGGGCCGAGGCTGGACCTGCTGGGGTTCCACGGGATGCCGTCGGTCAACGACCTGATCGCGCACGCCGATTTCGAGGACGCGCAAAGCGTGTTCGAGTTCGGCTGCGGCACGGGTCGCTTCGCCGCGCGCCTGTTCGACCAGTATCTGCCGCCCGGCGCGCAGTATCTCGGCTGCGACGCCAGCCCGGTCATGATCGCGCTGACGCAGAAGCGCCTGGCCCCGCATGCCAGGCAGGCCCAGGTGGTGCCGTCCGGGGTGCCTTTGCGGTTTCCGCTGCTCGACCAGGAAGCGGACCGCATCGTTTCGGTTTTCGCGCTCGATCTGCTCGCGGAGGCGGATGTCGCGCAGTTCTTCGAGGAGGCCCACCGCTGCCTGAGCGCACAGGGCAAGGTCTGCCTGGCGAGCCTGCACCGGGGTGCCAGCGTGCCGTCGCGCGTCGTCTCCGGGGCCTGGACCGCGTTGTTCAACCGGCGTCCGGCGCTGGTCGGCGGCTGCCGCGCCATCGACCTCAACCCGTTCATCGATCGCCATCGCTGGCAGGTCGCCCACCGCAGGATCGCGGCGCCGTTTCTGGTCGCATCCGAGGTGTGGGTCCTGGAAAGACGCACGGCGTAA
- a CDS encoding substrate-binding domain-containing protein — protein sequence MNRLYSWPLSIFAASLLLGTAGLAHAQKKEHGESIHRDSVYNNSRYMQDFPTHLLMVQPPWNKPIYNGTELTVPGLQNVPDIHGDVNNPQLVVYFAGNQYMLVNQLMRDFMKAYPQYKRVVAFTLPPGRLITAIKRGNGILIGNMHVNLKPDILTAGHGSIMHLQNTMHWFSKVEVYAKNKLAIMVYEGNPQHVKGMLSLARPELQLCMPNPEWEGIAKHAIIPALKKTGGESLVNVVYREKVKNGTTFLTHIHHRQTPVRIMEHKCSAGVVWYTEAYFHSRIAHHPTAIINVPEKDNKVVAYTAGMMKHAPDPKAARDFMKFMVGITAQKLYRKYGFMAP from the coding sequence ATGAATCGTCTCTACAGTTGGCCTCTATCGATTTTTGCAGCTTCATTGCTGCTGGGTACGGCGGGCCTGGCGCATGCCCAAAAAAAAGAGCACGGAGAATCCATTCATCGTGATTCGGTATATAACAATTCGCGTTACATGCAGGATTTCCCGACGCATCTTTTGATGGTTCAGCCACCATGGAACAAACCCATTTACAACGGCACCGAATTGACCGTACCTGGGCTACAGAACGTGCCCGACATCCATGGCGACGTGAACAATCCTCAGTTGGTCGTATATTTCGCTGGCAATCAGTACATGCTGGTCAATCAACTGATGCGAGATTTCATGAAGGCCTATCCGCAATACAAACGCGTGGTTGCCTTTACTTTGCCGCCAGGAAGACTGATCACCGCCATCAAGCGCGGTAACGGCATATTGATCGGCAATATGCATGTCAATCTCAAGCCAGACATTCTGACCGCCGGACATGGCAGTATCATGCATCTTCAAAACACGATGCACTGGTTCTCAAAGGTAGAGGTCTATGCGAAAAACAAACTTGCCATCATGGTGTACGAAGGCAATCCTCAGCACGTCAAAGGCATGCTAAGTCTTGCCCGACCCGAGCTGCAGCTTTGCATGCCCAATCCCGAATGGGAGGGAATCGCCAAACATGCAATTATACCGGCACTCAAAAAAACCGGTGGTGAATCATTGGTCAATGTCGTTTACAGAGAGAAAGTCAAAAACGGCACGACCTTCCTGACACATATTCACCATCGACAAACCCCGGTACGAATCATGGAGCATAAATGCTCGGCGGGCGTCGTCTGGTATACGGAGGCCTATTTCCACTCCAGGATCGCGCATCATCCGACTGCCATCATCAATGTACCCGAAAAAGACAATAAAGTTGTGGCCTACACAGCCGGGATGATGAAGCACGCGCCCGACCCAAAGGCAGCGCGAGACTTCATGAAATTCATGGTAGGCATAACGGCTCAAAAGCTCTATCGTAAATACGGATTTATGGCGCCATGA
- a CDS encoding GGDEF domain-containing protein: protein MKMSAGLTLEHLLRRLSVGQRIAIMLALLLLPMAALSVVSLDVLEHQELDFRQSVQESINALLPLATLEHYLERAQVDELEAETDTSAPNFTALTHNIDRSFSTIETTDDGPDLPAGLITQAQRAWRDARPAVQRLVERIRPLRIGDPRLSDALSRKDIQQAIHDVSLARLHLAAVIKARYTHAIALRHRELRWLIWSWVVTLSVATVLIGLFLASILRPIKALETAARRLGAGESGVRVDMRGRDELTEVAERFNEMSENWETTRQALITETAMDPLTGVLNRRGILAALAAALNAHRMRDQGLSVFMMDLDRFKHINDTQGHSAGDRALVWVAGKMRECLRDSDHLGRYGGDEFLAILPGTGASQAQAIAQRMQRAIHDGASTDPSLPLVSIGIATAPDDGWDADTLIGAADAVLYTCKQRGREPEPPS from the coding sequence ATGAAGATGAGCGCCGGCCTGACCCTTGAACACCTGCTCCGCCGGCTGTCGGTCGGCCAGCGCATCGCGATCATGCTCGCGCTGTTGCTGCTGCCGATGGCGGCGCTGAGCGTGGTCAGCCTGGACGTGCTGGAGCATCAGGAGCTCGATTTCCGCCAGTCGGTGCAGGAATCGATCAACGCCCTGCTCCCACTGGCGACGCTGGAGCACTATCTGGAACGGGCCCAGGTCGACGAACTGGAGGCCGAGACCGACACCTCCGCACCCAATTTCACGGCCCTGACCCACAACATCGATCGCAGTTTCTCCACCATCGAAACCACCGATGACGGACCGGATCTGCCGGCGGGCCTGATCACCCAGGCACAACGCGCATGGCGGGATGCACGTCCGGCGGTGCAACGTCTGGTGGAGCGCATCCGCCCGCTGCGCATCGGCGACCCACGGCTCTCCGATGCGTTGTCGCGCAAGGATATTCAGCAGGCCATCCACGACGTCAGCCTGGCGCGCCTGCATCTGGCGGCGGTCATCAAGGCGCGCTACACGCATGCCATCGCGCTGCGCCATCGCGAGCTGCGCTGGCTGATCTGGAGCTGGGTGGTCACGCTGTCGGTCGCCACCGTGCTCATCGGCCTGTTCCTGGCCTCCATCCTGCGCCCGATCAAGGCGCTGGAGACGGCCGCCCGGCGCCTCGGCGCGGGCGAGAGCGGGGTGCGCGTCGATATGCGTGGCCGCGACGAACTGACCGAGGTGGCGGAACGGTTCAACGAAATGTCCGAGAACTGGGAGACCACGCGGCAGGCGCTGATCACCGAAACCGCCATGGACCCGCTGACCGGCGTGCTCAACCGCCGGGGCATTCTCGCGGCGCTGGCGGCGGCCTTGAACGCGCACCGCATGCGCGATCAAGGCCTGAGCGTGTTCATGATGGATCTCGACCGCTTCAAGCACATCAACGACACCCAGGGACATAGCGCAGGCGATCGCGCGCTGGTGTGGGTGGCCGGGAAAATGCGCGAATGCCTGCGCGACAGCGACCACCTGGGACGCTACGGCGGCGACGAATTCCTCGCGATCCTGCCCGGCACCGGCGCGTCGCAGGCGCAGGCCATCGCCCAGCGCATGCAGCGCGCGATCCACGACGGTGCCAGCACCGACCCGAGCCTGCCCCTGGTCAGCATCGGCATCGCCACGGCGCCCGACGACGGTTGGGATGCCGACACCCTGATCGGCGCCGCCGATGCGGTCCTTTATACCTGCAAGCAACGCGGGCGCGAACCCGAGCCCCCGAGTTGA
- a CDS encoding GGDEF domain-containing protein yields the protein MSQQQANPWDSSQLVAEQLKRGVLTIILVLAWLASLFAWGIMEWQGTVSTVLRVVFALNVIFHPTMFAIVWRRLLPLRFVELSCLVFATLICAGCMALHLYSPTYGADIDLRPLYLWIPVLYVFAFVIGDHKSGLRLSLAILALYVGISLPYLLTPPQPATNFTIQLLVVSGVLISALHFFAGYQGRFQRAQLTMDELTQLAHTDVLTQLPNRRRTMSMIETELTRFSRYGHTFSLILLDIDHFKAINDQFGHHVGDQTIAALAMRVHDVLRTTDAIGRWGGEEFVILLPETTLDEAKHKADTLCAHIAARPLVGNHTTTISCGVAGIESADTLDTLLQRADNAMYAAKAAGRNRAVISRTSNAGVAAAE from the coding sequence ATGAGCCAGCAGCAGGCGAACCCTTGGGACAGCTCGCAGCTGGTCGCAGAGCAGCTCAAGCGCGGTGTGTTGACGATCATTCTGGTGCTGGCCTGGCTGGCCTCGCTGTTCGCCTGGGGCATTATGGAATGGCAGGGCACGGTGTCCACCGTCCTGCGCGTGGTGTTCGCGCTGAACGTCATCTTCCACCCGACGATGTTCGCGATCGTCTGGCGCCGCCTGCTGCCGTTGAGATTCGTCGAGCTGTCCTGCCTGGTCTTCGCCACCCTGATCTGCGCAGGATGCATGGCCCTGCATCTGTACTCGCCGACCTACGGCGCGGACATCGATCTGCGACCGCTGTATCTGTGGATACCCGTGCTCTATGTCTTCGCCTTCGTGATCGGCGACCACAAGAGCGGCCTGCGCCTGTCGCTGGCGATCCTCGCCCTGTACGTCGGCATCAGCCTGCCTTATCTGCTGACGCCGCCGCAGCCGGCAACGAATTTCACCATCCAGCTGCTCGTGGTTTCGGGCGTGCTGATCAGCGCGCTGCATTTTTTCGCCGGATACCAGGGCCGCTTCCAGCGCGCCCAGCTGACCATGGACGAGCTGACCCAGCTCGCCCACACCGACGTGCTCACGCAACTGCCCAATCGGCGGCGCACGATGTCGATGATCGAAACCGAGCTGACCCGTTTCAGCCGCTACGGGCACACCTTTTCCCTGATCCTGCTCGACATTGACCATTTCAAGGCCATCAACGACCAGTTCGGCCATCATGTCGGCGACCAGACCATCGCCGCGCTGGCCATGCGGGTGCACGACGTGCTGCGCACCACCGACGCCATCGGCCGTTGGGGCGGCGAGGAGTTCGTCATTCTACTGCCGGAAACGACGCTGGATGAAGCCAAACACAAGGCGGACACCCTGTGCGCGCATATCGCCGCGCGGCCTCTGGTCGGCAATCACACGACGACCATCAGCTGCGGCGTCGCCGGCATCGAGTCCGCCGACACCCTCGATACCCTGCTGCAGCGCGCCGACAACGCGATGTACGCCGCCAAGGCCGCCGGCCGCAACCGCGCCGTGATCAGCCGGACATCGAACGCCGGAGTCGCCGCCGCGGAATGA
- a CDS encoding polysaccharide deacetylase family protein encodes MYQTLPPNGRLAYTSILDREPYDWPGGRRLAVYLAINVETFAYGEGLGAALGFAAPQPDVANYAWREYGNRVGIWRMLEMLDALDLPSALLVNAALYETCPDIVPAFRARGDEIVAHAYTNSERQDDMDEATERELIRRVTAIHREQDGRVPQGWLSPWISETAVTSDLLQEAGYRYTLNWCHDDQPTWLHTRGGRLLSVPYPQEVNDIPAIAARRMGAGEFADMIIDNYEEMLRQSAGQPLVMGIALHPYIVGQPYRLVHLRRALRHIVEDASAWLTTPGAVAAHCLASGCVR; translated from the coding sequence ATGTATCAGACACTGCCCCCGAACGGGCGGCTCGCCTACACCTCGATTCTCGACCGCGAACCCTACGACTGGCCGGGCGGGCGTCGACTCGCCGTGTATCTCGCGATCAACGTCGAAACCTTCGCCTACGGCGAGGGTCTGGGTGCCGCCCTCGGCTTCGCGGCGCCGCAGCCGGACGTGGCGAACTACGCCTGGCGCGAATACGGCAACCGTGTCGGCATTTGGCGCATGCTGGAAATGCTCGATGCGCTCGACCTGCCCTCGGCCCTGCTGGTCAATGCCGCGCTGTACGAAACCTGCCCGGACATCGTGCCCGCCTTCCGCGCCCGCGGCGACGAGATCGTCGCCCACGCCTACACCAATTCGGAACGTCAGGACGACATGGACGAGGCGACGGAGCGCGAGCTGATCCGGCGTGTCACCGCGATCCACCGCGAACAGGATGGTCGCGTGCCGCAGGGCTGGCTGAGTCCCTGGATCTCCGAGACCGCGGTCACCTCCGATCTGCTGCAGGAAGCCGGTTACCGCTACACGCTGAACTGGTGCCATGACGACCAGCCCACCTGGCTGCACACGCGCGGCGGGCGGCTGCTTTCGGTCCCTTATCCGCAGGAAGTGAACGATATCCCGGCGATCGCGGCCAGAAGGATGGGTGCCGGCGAGTTTGCCGACATGATCATCGACAACTACGAGGAAATGCTCAGGCAGAGCGCGGGGCAGCCGCTGGTCATGGGCATCGCGCTGCATCCCTACATCGTCGGCCAGCCATACCGTCTGGTGCATCTGCGCAGGGCGTTGAGACACATCGTGGAAGACGCCTCGGCCTGGCTGACGACGCCGGGGGCGGTGGCGGCACATTGTCTGGCGAGCGGCTGCGTCAGATAA
- a CDS encoding DUF3579 domain-containing protein, whose amino-acid sequence MKDHTPFHGQAIISGYRHGAKFRPSAWSEMLSDAAAAFDARDRRLVYADYLRPAYTEQYGHCVEVDFDALEQANPYAYRLVIDFIRSNGLELYAHDGGAAIEYDAPRTPGQAAS is encoded by the coding sequence ATGAAAGACCACACGCCTTTTCATGGGCAGGCGATTATTTCAGGTTATCGCCACGGCGCAAAATTCAGGCCGTCGGCGTGGTCCGAAATGCTCAGCGACGCCGCCGCCGCCTTCGACGCGCGCGACCGGCGCCTGGTCTACGCGGACTACCTGCGTCCGGCCTACACCGAACAATACGGCCATTGCGTCGAGGTCGATTTCGATGCGCTCGAACAGGCCAATCCCTACGCTTATCGCCTGGTGATCGATTTCATCCGCTCGAATGGGCTGGAGCTGTATGCCCACGACGGCGGCGCCGCGATCGAGTACGATGCGCCGCGCACGCCTGGACAGGCGGCTTCCTGA
- a CDS encoding NCS1 family nucleobase:cation symporter-1, with amino-acid sequence MSVLPSGEGAMPPESRGYHPRLYNADLAPVDGSLRNWSWLNMSTVWMGMVHNVVAYEAAAGLISMGMSAMQAIAAVAVAYFMLFLAMWFNAKAGTRHGVPFCVLVRSPFGPFGANVPVVIRGVVAMFWYAVQVYAGSQAINAILSTLWTPWAHFNAGFLGMPANGWLSMGLFLMLHALVVSHGVHRIRNFELIAGPLVILVGVIATFWGLHVAHGLGPIFSQPSKLHGTDGALTFAIGVTGMIGIWSTFAVNIPDLSRFVRSQRDQVLGQLIGLPITAIVFTLMSVIVTSATIIAFGKPIWDPVKLLLAIDNPVVTVLGGLTIILATLSVNVAANIMPAAYDLVNLFPRRLNFNRAAMLVLFAGLLYVPWYWFQNATTIFHALEIIAGLLGPVTGIMLVDYFVLHGQQYDVDALYRYSETLHGRYGINPAGFYAMGIAGALAIVGFFVPELSAMADFSWFIGVLAGGGLYWIFGRAAGLPARAPELAPEPE; translated from the coding sequence ATGTCTGTACTGCCATCCGGGGAAGGCGCGATGCCTCCCGAAAGCCGCGGGTACCATCCCAGGCTCTACAACGCCGATCTCGCACCGGTCGACGGTTCGCTGCGCAACTGGTCGTGGCTGAACATGTCCACGGTGTGGATGGGCATGGTCCACAACGTCGTCGCCTACGAGGCCGCGGCCGGGCTCATCAGCATGGGCATGAGCGCGATGCAGGCCATCGCCGCCGTTGCCGTAGCCTATTTCATGCTGTTCCTGGCGATGTGGTTCAACGCCAAGGCGGGCACGCGACACGGCGTGCCGTTCTGCGTCCTGGTGCGTTCGCCGTTCGGCCCTTTCGGCGCCAACGTGCCGGTGGTGATCCGCGGCGTGGTGGCGATGTTCTGGTACGCCGTGCAAGTGTATGCCGGCAGCCAGGCGATCAATGCGATCCTGTCCACGCTGTGGACGCCGTGGGCGCACTTCAACGCCGGTTTTCTGGGCATGCCGGCGAACGGCTGGCTGTCGATGGGGCTGTTCCTCATGCTGCATGCCCTGGTGGTGAGTCACGGCGTGCACCGCATCCGCAACTTCGAGCTGATCGCAGGACCGCTGGTGATCCTGGTCGGGGTGATCGCCACGTTCTGGGGACTGCACGTGGCGCATGGTCTGGGGCCGATCTTCAGTCAGCCCTCGAAGCTGCACGGCACCGACGGCGCGCTCACCTTCGCGATCGGCGTGACCGGGATGATCGGCATCTGGTCCACCTTCGCCGTCAACATTCCGGACCTGTCCCGCTTCGTGCGCTCGCAGCGCGATCAGGTCCTGGGCCAGCTCATCGGCTTGCCGATCACCGCGATCGTGTTCACCCTGATGAGCGTGATCGTGACCTCGGCCACGATCATCGCCTTCGGCAAACCGATCTGGGACCCGGTCAAGTTGCTGCTCGCGATCGACAACCCGGTGGTCACCGTGCTGGGCGGGCTGACCATCATCCTGGCCACGCTGTCGGTCAACGTCGCGGCCAACATCATGCCCGCGGCCTACGATCTGGTGAACCTGTTCCCGCGCCGCTTGAACTTCAACCGCGCCGCGATGCTGGTGCTGTTCGCCGGTCTGCTCTATGTGCCCTGGTACTGGTTCCAGAACGCCACCACCATCTTCCACGCGCTGGAGATCATCGCCGGTCTGCTCGGGCCGGTGACCGGCATCATGCTGGTCGATTACTTCGTGCTGCACGGGCAGCAGTACGACGTCGACGCCCTCTACCGTTACTCCGAAACGCTGCATGGCCGTTACGGCATCAACCCCGCCGGTTTCTACGCGATGGGGATTGCCGGCGCGCTCGCCATCGTGGGGTTCTTCGTGCCAGAGCTTTCGGCCATGGCCGATTTCTCCTGGTTCATCGGCGTGCTGGCGGGCGGCGGGCTGTACTGGATTTTCGGCCGCGCGGCGGGGCTGCCCGCTCGCGCGCCCGAGTTGGCGCCGGAACCCGAATGA
- a CDS encoding SHOCT domain-containing protein, with translation MSEYGWGMGGFGLWGGLMMVLVWGALIVLVVAIAKWLLGGRAAHTPHARSGNSAQDILDERYARGEIDREEYLQRREDLR, from the coding sequence ATGAGCGAATACGGTTGGGGTATGGGGGGCTTTGGCCTGTGGGGCGGGCTGATGATGGTGCTGGTCTGGGGAGCGCTGATCGTGCTGGTGGTCGCCATCGCCAAATGGCTGCTGGGCGGCCGGGCCGCGCACACGCCGCATGCGCGCTCCGGCAATAGCGCGCAGGATATCCTTGACGAGCGTTACGCGCGCGGCGAGATCGACCGCGAGGAATACCTCCAGCGGCGAGAAGACCTCAGGTGA
- the yjjJ gene encoding type II toxin-antitoxin system HipA family toxin YjjJ — MSNGTIIREQLARGAMRARQLVDSTGLSQPTVSRAIAGLGDEVVRIGAGPSIHYALRDASRGLGDVPVYRVDAAGGLRLLGRLIPVHPDGFVMRQEDGAAQHFEGLPWWLLDMRPQGFLGRAYARRHADDLDLPANPNEWNDTQVLRALLRHGENAVGNLLLGDRARQRFLEGALPAPIPPVDRGEAYVRLAEAATRGDQPGSSAGGEQPKFAAYAMTDVGPRHVLVKFSVAEDNPIAERWQDLLLAEHVAAETLRAAGIAAVATRLFDHGGQRFLETERFDREGEMGRHALISLAALDAEFVGAGSGEWPVIVQRLAQAGHVQAQAHGEAAFLHAFGTLIGNTDMHFGNLSFHGDHGRPYTLAPAYDMLPMGFAPRSGGALPESLAEPHITPSVDNETWGRALEVARQYLERLRLVGDAFSERFMPCLAALERHVEVGGSRIARLSQGV, encoded by the coding sequence ATGAGCAACGGCACGATCATCCGCGAGCAACTGGCCCGCGGGGCGATGAGGGCCCGTCAACTCGTTGATTCGACGGGCCTGAGCCAGCCCACCGTTTCCCGTGCCATCGCCGGCCTGGGCGATGAGGTCGTGCGTATCGGGGCGGGGCCGTCTATTCATTACGCTCTTCGGGACGCCTCTCGCGGCCTGGGTGACGTGCCCGTGTACCGGGTCGATGCCGCAGGGGGATTGCGGCTGCTCGGGCGGCTGATCCCCGTTCACCCCGATGGTTTCGTCATGCGCCAGGAAGACGGCGCCGCGCAGCACTTCGAGGGTCTGCCCTGGTGGTTGCTGGACATGCGTCCGCAGGGATTCCTCGGACGCGCGTATGCGCGCCGGCATGCGGACGATCTGGATCTGCCGGCGAACCCGAACGAGTGGAACGACACGCAAGTCCTGCGTGCGCTGCTGAGGCATGGCGAAAACGCGGTCGGCAACCTCCTGCTGGGCGATCGCGCGCGCCAGCGCTTCCTGGAAGGGGCTCTGCCGGCTCCCATCCCCCCTGTCGACCGTGGCGAGGCCTATGTGCGCTTGGCCGAGGCCGCCACGCGCGGCGATCAGCCGGGTTCATCGGCGGGTGGCGAGCAGCCCAAGTTTGCTGCCTACGCGATGACGGACGTCGGCCCACGGCACGTGCTCGTCAAGTTCTCGGTAGCCGAGGACAACCCGATCGCCGAGCGCTGGCAAGATCTGCTGCTGGCCGAGCACGTCGCGGCCGAGACCTTGCGCGCCGCCGGTATCGCCGCCGTGGCGACGCGTCTGTTCGATCATGGCGGGCAAAGATTCCTGGAAACCGAGCGCTTCGACCGCGAGGGCGAGATGGGGCGTCATGCCCTGATCTCCCTGGCCGCGCTCGATGCCGAGTTCGTGGGAGCCGGTTCCGGCGAATGGCCCGTAATCGTGCAGCGCCTGGCGCAAGCCGGGCATGTGCAGGCCCAAGCCCATGGCGAAGCGGCCTTCCTGCACGCCTTCGGCACGCTCATCGGCAACACGGACATGCACTTCGGAAATCTCTCGTTCCACGGCGATCATGGGAGGCCCTACACCCTCGCGCCTGCCTACGACATGCTGCCCATGGGCTTTGCGCCAAGAAGCGGCGGCGCTCTGCCCGAATCGCTGGCAGAGCCGCATATCACGCCTTCGGTCGATAACGAAACCTGGGGGCGCGCGCTGGAAGTCGCACGGCAATATCTGGAGAGGTTGCGGCTTGTCGGCGACGCATTCAGCGAGCGGTTCATGCCGTGTCTCGCCGCATTGGAGCGACATGTCGAAGTGGGGGGGAGCAGGATTGCCCGGTTGAGTCAGGGGGTGTAG